Proteins encoded in a region of the Deinococcus aerius genome:
- a CDS encoding nucleoside hydrolase: MRAVTASPLPVILDGDPGLDDAIAWLLALASPEEVRVLGLTAVHGNVGLDRTTRNALVTLALAGEAGAGVPVYAGANRPLIRPAMTAAAVHGESGLPASGLPEPGRGAESEHAVDFISRAVRGQPGEVTLVATGPLTNVALAFRLAPDLPELLREVVWMGGSTGQGNRTPAAEFNALADPHAARIVLESGVRVRMFGLNVTMQAVATPERVERLRTLGNRAGRVSAELLTFYAGIYRERYGMTGGALHDPLAVAAVIRPGLCEMRPMNVQVETQEGLNFGRTVCDLYGVTGQAANAEVAVTVDDEAFFGLLLERLARLP; encoded by the coding sequence ATGCGGGCCGTGACCGCCTCTCCCCTCCCCGTGATCCTCGACGGCGACCCTGGCCTCGACGACGCCATCGCCTGGCTGCTCGCGCTCGCCAGCCCGGAGGAGGTGCGGGTGCTGGGCCTCACCGCCGTGCATGGCAACGTGGGCCTGGACCGAACCACGCGCAACGCCCTCGTCACGCTGGCGCTCGCGGGCGAGGCGGGGGCCGGAGTGCCCGTGTACGCCGGGGCCAACCGTCCGCTTATCCGCCCGGCGATGACGGCGGCGGCGGTGCATGGGGAGAGCGGCCTCCCGGCCTCCGGCCTGCCCGAGCCGGGACGAGGGGCAGAGTCGGAACACGCGGTGGACTTCATCAGCCGCGCTGTGCGCGGGCAACCGGGCGAGGTGACGCTGGTGGCGACCGGCCCCCTCACGAATGTGGCGCTCGCCTTTCGCCTGGCCCCCGACCTGCCGGAACTGCTGCGCGAGGTCGTCTGGATGGGCGGCAGCACCGGGCAGGGCAACCGCACCCCAGCGGCGGAATTTAACGCCCTGGCCGACCCGCACGCCGCGCGCATCGTGCTGGAGTCGGGCGTGCGGGTGCGGATGTTCGGGCTGAACGTGACCATGCAGGCCGTCGCCACGCCCGAACGGGTGGAGAGGCTGCGTACCCTGGGCAACCGCGCCGGAAGGGTGAGCGCCGAGCTGCTGACCTTCTACGCGGGCATCTACCGCGAGCGCTACGGGATGACGGGCGGCGCCCTCCACGACCCCCTCGCCGTCGCCGCCGTGATCCGGCCAGGGTTGTGCGAGATGCGGCCCATGAACGTGCAGGTCGAGACGCAGGAGGGCCTGAACTTCGGGCGGACGGTGTGCGACCTGTACGGGGTGACGGGTCAGGCGGCGAATGCGGAGGTCGCCGTCACCGTGGACGACGAGGCCTTCTTCGGGTTGTTGCTGGAGAGACTGGCGCGGCTGCCTTGA
- a CDS encoding AAA family ATPase — translation MTESGPGIHALHGFIGSGKTTLALRLEQTLPGMRFSSDEWMAPCTASTRPPTSSRCPSAA, via the coding sequence TTGACTGAATCTGGACCGGGCATCCACGCCCTGCACGGTTTTATCGGCAGCGGCAAGACTACCCTGGCGCTGCGGCTGGAGCAGACGCTTCCGGGAATGCGCTTCTCCAGCGACGAGTGGATGGCGCCCTGTACGGCCAGTACCCGCCCGCCGACCTCTTCCCGGTGTCCTTCGGCCGCGTGA
- a CDS encoding Mov34/MPN/PAD-1 family protein: MPPVTLLLPPALVGALWDHAEREAPRECVGALGGRLMASGAEAAALYPLANVSSDPERTYLAHPGHLLRALRAMEAAGLTLVGLYHSHPRGPAEPSLTDTRLAAYPVPYVIADLRTRTLHAYRLPEGLPVALRLEEPLD, from the coding sequence ATGCCCCCCGTGACCCTGCTCCTCCCGCCCGCCTTGGTGGGCGCCCTGTGGGACCACGCCGAGCGTGAGGCCCCCCGCGAGTGCGTCGGCGCCCTGGGTGGACGGCTGATGGCCAGCGGCGCGGAGGCGGCCGCGCTCTATCCCCTTGCCAACGTGTCCAGCGACCCCGAGCGCACGTACCTGGCCCATCCCGGGCACCTCCTGCGCGCCCTGCGGGCGATGGAGGCGGCGGGGCTCACGCTCGTCGGCCTGTACCACAGCCACCCGCGCGGTCCGGCTGAGCCCAGCCTCACCGACACCCGCCTCGCCGCGTACCCGGTGCCGTACGTGATCGCCGACCTGCGAACGCGCACCCTGCACGCCTACCGGTTGCCGGAAGGTTTACCCGTCGCGCTGCGGTTGGAGGAGCCCCTTGACTGA
- a CDS encoding FtsK/SpoIIIE family DNA translocase, whose translation MAKARAKAAPPVNRFDGEALGLVLFALGIFLAVTLALPQMAEGGFMTQAHVALLGWLGWGAYLLPLIPVAYGVLVFLGRDLGGLTRRTVGGVIVVASLLALHEVFVPGAAGEGAERVMEPLVLPLKSAAALLPLVTLTLGLEVMLRLQPLTLLKSFFRGLSVLLGGATTRVQGAIEARQDGRESARVRVAVRQALTAHTRDLETLRKLYPEAQPLKAQHEEVRAAAREVRTLDEANLKNLERDLAGWREVTTTFVGHAARDLREAVGAEAPEAGADAEALANAVRQGRHELSVELPSTLASGAVERLRRGLVTDLQRLAGRAGKLERERQAAEKALAKPDAGVLARELPAGREREKAWRELAEDFTAWRARERHYPGWPDLAAAFDRAPTELAAALAEALAADPDGTLAAQDEWRGRLDRAQREALERAQAMAVQATAASTVYGELTDEDPVPALDFDFTAPPKEEGAEPAVPVDLPPPDSVTVIAAAPSQPEVLPSGSVQASAPSKPATQATLDADEGSAPWESAQPERRRPTQGALDLALPGYELLDPVPATATNTAALDVAARQRAAIIDQTLRHFGLQAKVVDFARGPTVTRYEIEPAPGEKISRIASLSNDLARALAVGGVRVEAPVPGKSVIGLEVPNVEREPVTFHQAALAPTFRQTRAKLPIILGKSIDGELMVGDLAKMPHLLIAGSTGSGKSVCVNTLITSLLYRYLPTELRFLMVDPKMVELTPYDGIPHLVRPVVTNPMDAAGVLLGAVAHMERRYKMMSQVGAKNLEQFNAKMRMVNEAELPHLVIIIDELADLMITSPKEVESAIMRLAQMARATGMHLVLATQRPSVDILTSLIKVNVPARIAFAVSSSHDSRTILDAVGAERLTGMGDMLFYQPGLIKPVRLQGPYISEVESARITDELRRQVFDDAFVEAYGADFDGTVEASGPTTDKSNMDFSDPLLRQAALIAIEEGQGSVSRLQRRLSVGHARAGKLMDMLEAMGIVSKHQGSKPREVLITEADLPEYFGK comes from the coding sequence ATGGCGAAGGCTCGTGCGAAAGCGGCTCCACCCGTGAACCGCTTCGATGGGGAGGCGCTGGGTCTGGTGCTGTTCGCGCTGGGAATCTTCCTGGCGGTCACCCTGGCCCTGCCCCAGATGGCGGAAGGCGGATTCATGACGCAGGCCCACGTGGCGCTGCTGGGCTGGCTGGGCTGGGGCGCGTACCTGCTGCCCCTCATTCCGGTCGCGTACGGCGTGCTGGTCTTCCTGGGCCGCGACCTGGGCGGGCTCACCCGGCGCACGGTCGGCGGGGTGATCGTGGTGGCGTCGCTGCTCGCGCTACACGAGGTCTTCGTTCCCGGCGCGGCGGGCGAGGGGGCCGAGCGCGTGATGGAGCCCCTGGTGCTCCCCCTGAAGTCGGCGGCGGCTCTGTTGCCGCTCGTCACGCTGACGCTGGGGCTGGAGGTCATGTTGCGCCTCCAGCCCCTCACGCTGCTCAAGAGCTTTTTCCGGGGGCTGAGCGTGCTGCTGGGCGGGGCCACCACCCGGGTGCAGGGCGCCATCGAGGCGCGGCAGGACGGGCGCGAGTCGGCCCGCGTGCGGGTCGCGGTCCGGCAGGCCCTGACGGCCCACACCCGCGACCTGGAGACCCTGCGCAAGCTCTACCCGGAGGCCCAGCCCCTCAAGGCCCAGCACGAGGAGGTCCGCGCCGCCGCGCGCGAGGTCCGCACCCTCGATGAGGCAAACCTGAAGAACCTGGAGCGCGACCTGGCCGGATGGCGCGAGGTGACGACCACCTTCGTGGGCCACGCGGCGCGCGACCTGCGCGAGGCGGTGGGGGCGGAAGCCCCGGAGGCGGGCGCCGACGCCGAGGCCCTGGCGAACGCGGTGCGCCAGGGGCGCCACGAACTCAGCGTGGAACTCCCCAGCACCCTGGCGAGCGGGGCGGTGGAGCGGCTGCGCCGGGGGCTGGTGACCGACCTGCAACGCCTCGCCGGTCGGGCCGGAAAGCTGGAGCGCGAGCGCCAGGCCGCCGAGAAGGCCCTCGCCAAGCCGGACGCTGGCGTGCTGGCGCGAGAACTCCCCGCGGGGCGCGAGCGCGAGAAGGCCTGGCGCGAACTCGCCGAGGACTTCACGGCCTGGCGCGCCCGCGAGCGCCACTACCCCGGCTGGCCCGACCTCGCCGCCGCCTTCGACCGCGCCCCCACCGAGCTGGCCGCCGCCCTCGCCGAGGCGCTGGCCGCCGACCCCGACGGGACGCTCGCCGCGCAGGACGAGTGGCGGGGCCGCCTCGACCGCGCGCAGCGGGAGGCGCTGGAGCGGGCGCAGGCGATGGCCGTCCAGGCGACGGCGGCCAGCACCGTCTACGGGGAGCTGACGGACGAGGACCCCGTGCCCGCCCTCGACTTCGACTTCACGGCGCCCCCGAAGGAGGAGGGGGCTGAACCCGCCGTCCCGGTGGACCTTCCTCCCCCCGATTCCGTCACGGTGATCGCCGCCGCGCCGTCCCAGCCGGAAGTCCTCCCGAGTGGAAGCGTGCAGGCGAGCGCCCCATCCAAACCCGCGACCCAGGCGACCCTGGACGCCGATGAGGGCTCGGCCCCCTGGGAGAGTGCCCAGCCGGAGCGCCGACGGCCCACTCAAGGTGCGCTGGACCTCGCCCTGCCGGGGTACGAGCTGCTCGACCCCGTTCCGGCCACGGCCACGAACACGGCGGCCCTCGACGTGGCGGCGCGGCAGCGGGCGGCGATCATTGACCAGACGCTGCGGCACTTCGGCCTCCAGGCGAAGGTGGTCGATTTCGCGCGTGGACCGACCGTCACCCGCTACGAGATCGAGCCCGCCCCCGGCGAGAAGATCAGCCGCATCGCCTCCTTGTCCAACGACCTCGCCCGCGCGCTCGCGGTGGGCGGCGTGCGCGTGGAGGCCCCAGTGCCCGGCAAGAGCGTGATCGGCCTGGAGGTGCCCAACGTCGAGCGCGAGCCCGTGACCTTCCACCAGGCCGCCCTCGCCCCCACCTTCCGCCAGACGCGCGCCAAGCTGCCGATCATCCTGGGCAAGAGCATCGACGGGGAACTGATGGTCGGGGACCTCGCCAAGATGCCGCACCTCCTGATCGCGGGCTCGACGGGCTCGGGCAAGTCGGTGTGCGTGAACACGCTCATCACCTCGCTGCTGTACCGCTACCTCCCCACCGAGCTGCGCTTCCTGATGGTGGACCCCAAGATGGTGGAGCTGACGCCGTACGACGGCATTCCCCACCTGGTGCGCCCGGTCGTCACCAACCCGATGGACGCGGCGGGCGTGCTGCTGGGCGCGGTCGCCCACATGGAGCGGCGCTACAAGATGATGTCCCAGGTCGGCGCCAAGAACCTGGAGCAGTTCAACGCCAAGATGCGGATGGTGAATGAGGCCGAGCTGCCTCACCTCGTCATCATCATCGACGAGCTGGCGGACCTGATGATCACCTCGCCCAAGGAGGTCGAGTCGGCGATCATGCGTCTGGCGCAGATGGCCCGCGCGACGGGGATGCACCTCGTCCTCGCCACCCAGCGCCCCTCGGTGGACATCCTGACCAGCCTGATCAAGGTGAACGTGCCCGCCCGCATCGCCTTCGCGGTCTCCAGCAGCCACGACTCGCGCACCATCCTCGACGCGGTGGGTGCCGAGCGGCTGACCGGTATGGGCGACATGCTGTTCTACCAGCCCGGCCTCATCAAGCCGGTACGCCTCCAGGGTCCCTACATCTCCGAGGTCGAGTCAGCCCGGATCACCGATGAGCTGCGGCGCCAGGTCTTCGACGACGCCTTTGTGGAGGCCTACGGGGCGGACTTCGACGGCACGGTCGAGGCGAGCGGCCCCACCACCGACAAGAGCAACATGGACTTCTCCGACCCGCTGCTGCGCCAGGCGGCGCTGATCGCCATCGAGGAGGGGCAGGGCAGCGTGTCGCGCCTGCAACGCCGCCTCTCGGTCGGCCACGCGCGGGCGGGCAAGCTGATGGACATGCTCGAGGCGATGGGTATCGTCTCCAAACACCAGGGGAGCAAGCCGCGCGAGGTCCTGATCACCGAGGCTGACCTGCCGGAGTATTTCGGGAAGTAG
- a CDS encoding fasciclin domain-containing protein: MKKQTSLVTLSLMLATPALAGGAGAPVTGGAASGTCRSIAQIVSTDPQFSTLLTAVQAAGLTQTLSSGQYTVFAPTNAAFAKLPSDQLAAVLNDPEMLRGVLLYHVVPGKVTAKQVASLRSVKTAQGANLAVSTMGSRVMVGGANVVRADVAACNGVIHVIDTVLMPPMAAAAPAPAPAPAATAPAETAPAATTTTDTSATTTDTSTTTTETTTTDTSTTTTDTAATTDTTAATTTDTAAPAAITITSIPALPLTGATVSATGATTTTTTTDTGAAAATDTSAATTTDTSATTTTTDTTTTTDTSAAATTDTSATTTDTSATDAAAPATNTLYDVIAADDRFSTLRDLLSDAGLTETLTSGEYTVFAPTNEAFDAIPAEQLAALSADPELLKRVLSYHVVQGRVSAEQLATGAALTTAEGSPLTPMMSGATQMVGNANISETVSTASNGTIYVINQVLLPPGVTLPTDAGTATDTSATTTDTSTTTTDTSATTGTTTDTSAATGTTTTDTSAAATTTTATTTTTPASGTTLVALLSADARFSTLVGLIQQAGLAETLAGGEYTVFAPTNDAFAKIPAADLTAITSNPDRLKAVLLYHVVQGRQTAEQLAAATQLTTAQGGTVALNLNGTTQVVGGANVSERLDTASNGTVYVIDTVLLPPNP; the protein is encoded by the coding sequence ATGAAGAAGCAGACCAGCCTCGTCACGCTCAGCCTGATGCTCGCTACGCCCGCGCTTGCCGGGGGTGCGGGGGCACCTGTCACCGGGGGCGCGGCCTCCGGCACGTGCCGCAGCATCGCCCAGATCGTCAGCACGGACCCGCAGTTCAGCACGCTGCTCACCGCCGTGCAGGCCGCCGGCCTCACCCAGACGCTGTCGAGCGGGCAGTACACGGTCTTCGCGCCGACGAACGCCGCCTTCGCCAAGCTGCCCAGCGACCAGCTCGCGGCGGTCCTGAACGACCCCGAGATGCTGCGCGGCGTGCTGCTGTACCACGTGGTGCCCGGCAAGGTGACCGCCAAGCAGGTGGCGAGCCTGCGGAGCGTCAAGACCGCGCAGGGCGCGAACCTGGCGGTCAGCACGATGGGCAGCCGGGTCATGGTGGGCGGCGCCAACGTGGTCCGCGCCGACGTGGCGGCCTGCAACGGCGTGATCCACGTGATCGACACGGTCCTGATGCCCCCGATGGCGGCCGCCGCTCCTGCACCCGCCCCCGCGCCCGCCGCGACGGCCCCGGCAGAGACGGCCCCAGCGGCGACCACGACCACGGATACGTCGGCGACCACCACCGACACAAGCACGACCACGACGGAAACCACGACGACCGACACGTCCACCACGACGACGGATACGGCGGCCACGACCGATACCACCGCGGCCACGACGACCGATACGGCGGCCCCGGCGGCCATCACCATCACCAGCATTCCCGCCCTCCCGCTCACCGGCGCGACAGTCAGCGCGACGGGCGCGACCACGACCACCACGACGACCGACACGGGTGCGGCGGCGGCCACGGACACGTCGGCGGCGACCACGACCGACACCTCGGCCACGACGACCACCACGGATACGACCACGACGACCGACACGAGCGCGGCGGCCACCACCGACACGTCGGCAACCACCACCGACACGAGCGCGACCGACGCCGCTGCCCCCGCGACGAACACGCTGTACGACGTGATTGCGGCCGACGACCGCTTCAGCACCCTGCGCGACCTGCTGAGCGACGCGGGCCTCACCGAGACGCTCACGAGCGGCGAGTACACCGTCTTCGCCCCCACCAACGAGGCGTTCGACGCCATCCCCGCGGAGCAGCTCGCCGCACTGTCGGCGGACCCCGAGCTGCTTAAGCGCGTGCTGTCCTACCACGTGGTCCAGGGCCGGGTCAGCGCCGAGCAACTCGCCACCGGCGCGGCGCTCACCACCGCCGAGGGCAGCCCCCTGACCCCCATGATGAGCGGCGCGACCCAGATGGTCGGCAACGCCAACATCAGCGAGACCGTCAGCACCGCCAGCAACGGCACCATCTACGTGATCAACCAGGTCCTTCTGCCCCCCGGCGTGACGCTGCCCACCGATGCGGGCACGGCCACCGACACCTCGGCGACGACCACGGACACCAGCACGACGACGACCGATACGTCCGCGACCACGGGCACCACCACGGACACCTCGGCGGCCACCGGCACGACCACCACCGACACGTCGGCCGCGGCCACCACGACGACGGCGACCACCACCACGACCCCCGCGTCCGGCACCACCCTCGTCGCGCTGCTCTCCGCTGACGCGCGCTTCAGCACGCTCGTCGGGCTGATTCAGCAGGCCGGGCTGGCCGAGACGCTCGCGGGCGGCGAGTACACCGTCTTCGCGCCGACCAACGACGCCTTTGCCAAAATTCCGGCGGCTGACCTGACCGCGATCACCAGCAACCCCGACCGTCTGAAGGCGGTGCTGCTGTACCACGTGGTGCAGGGCCGCCAGACCGCCGAGCAGCTCGCCGCCGCCACCCAGCTCACCACGGCGCAGGGGGGCACCGTCGCCCTGAACCTCAACGGCACGACCCAGGTGGTCGGCGGGGCCAACGTGAGCGAGCGGCTCGACACGGCCAGCAACGGCACCGTCTATGTGATCGACACCGTGCTGCTGCCGCCCAACCCCTGA
- a CDS encoding metallophosphoesterase family protein: MPRVRVALIADIHGNADALRAVLADIDRQGANRIIVNGDVVNRGPDSVEALSLLLEREDVTFTLGNHDDLLHLWHTRSDTLPEGWFTDPFWGATDWSAAQLDRAGLLHVPQDWPLTLTLREAGLPEVLVAHGTPAHYRESLSERTDPERVAELAGSAGVLVGSHIHRPARAERGGVLVLNTGAVGAPANGDPRAQYLLLTATPSGWVPEFRAVPYDRSGVLRRFGTSGLLRTGLSAEIFRDEVETARSLYTPYWMWTEANGHPRDANTWAAFQRDHPLPRTS, translated from the coding sequence ATGCCCCGCGTGCGCGTCGCCCTGATCGCCGACATCCACGGCAATGCCGATGCCCTGCGGGCCGTGCTGGCCGACATCGACCGGCAGGGCGCGAACCGCATCATCGTGAACGGCGACGTGGTGAACCGGGGACCGGATTCGGTGGAGGCGCTGTCCCTGCTGCTCGAACGGGAGGACGTGACCTTTACCCTCGGCAACCACGACGACCTGCTGCACCTGTGGCACACCCGCTCGGACACGCTGCCGGAGGGCTGGTTCACCGACCCCTTCTGGGGCGCGACCGACTGGAGTGCGGCGCAACTCGACCGGGCGGGACTGCTGCACGTGCCGCAGGACTGGCCCCTGACCCTCACGCTGAGGGAGGCGGGTCTGCCCGAGGTGCTCGTCGCCCACGGCACCCCGGCCCACTACCGCGAGAGCCTGAGCGAGCGCACGGACCCGGAGCGGGTGGCCGAGTTGGCGGGGAGCGCGGGCGTGCTCGTCGGCTCGCACATCCACCGGCCCGCGCGGGCCGAGCGTGGGGGCGTACTCGTGCTGAACACCGGCGCGGTCGGCGCCCCCGCCAACGGCGATCCCCGCGCCCAGTACCTGCTGCTCACCGCCACGCCGTCCGGCTGGGTGCCCGAGTTCCGGGCCGTGCCCTACGACCGCTCGGGCGTCCTGCGCCGCTTCGGGACGAGCGGCCTGCTGCGAACGGGCCTGAGCGCCGAGATCTTCCGCGACGAGGTCGAGACGGCCCGCAGCCTCTACACCCCGTACTGGATGTGGACGGAGGCAAATGGGCACCCGCGTGACGCGAACACCTGGGCGGCCTTTCAGCGCGACCATCCCCTCCCCCGGACCTCATGA
- the cysK gene encoding cysteine synthase A: protein MIDALVGNTPLVQLGRVVEPGMADVFVKLEGLNPGGSIKDRTALGLVEDAERRGVLKPGGTIVEPTSGNTGIGLAQVAAARGYRLILCMPAQMSEERKRTLTAYGAELVLTDPERRMLAAIEEAGRIEREQGAVLLGQFTNPANPATHERTTGPELWTQMEGRIDAFVYGTGTGGTISGVGRFLKRQDPGVRVVAVEPARSNVLSGGERGEHGFQGMGPGFIPENLDRGVIDEVITVWEEDAYPLARRLAREEGVFVGMSSGAMVWAALEVARRLGPGKRVATIACDTGARYLTTSLFNDAKTGTPPGYKPYSRERLEVEPGAG, encoded by the coding sequence ATGATCGACGCGCTGGTCGGAAATACACCGCTCGTGCAGCTCGGGCGGGTGGTCGAGCCCGGGATGGCGGACGTGTTCGTGAAGCTCGAAGGCCTCAACCCGGGCGGCAGCATCAAGGACCGCACCGCGCTGGGCCTGGTCGAGGACGCCGAGCGGCGGGGGGTCCTAAAGCCGGGGGGCACCATCGTGGAGCCCACGAGCGGCAACACCGGGATCGGGCTGGCGCAGGTCGCCGCCGCGCGGGGCTACCGCCTGATCCTGTGCATGCCCGCCCAGATGAGCGAGGAACGCAAGCGCACCCTAACCGCCTACGGCGCCGAACTCGTCCTCACCGACCCCGAGCGCCGGATGCTGGCCGCCATCGAGGAGGCCGGGCGCATCGAGCGCGAGCAGGGCGCCGTGCTGCTGGGCCAGTTCACCAACCCTGCCAACCCCGCCACCCACGAGCGGACGACCGGGCCGGAACTGTGGACCCAGATGGAGGGCCGCATCGACGCCTTTGTCTACGGCACGGGCACGGGCGGCACGATCAGCGGGGTGGGCCGCTTCCTGAAACGGCAGGACCCGGGGGTGCGTGTGGTGGCGGTGGAGCCCGCCCGAAGCAACGTTCTCAGTGGCGGCGAGCGCGGCGAACACGGCTTTCAGGGCATGGGGCCGGGCTTCATCCCCGAGAACCTCGACCGGGGCGTGATCGACGAGGTGATCACCGTCTGGGAGGAGGACGCCTATCCCCTCGCCCGGCGTCTGGCCCGCGAGGAAGGCGTCTTCGTGGGCATGAGCAGCGGCGCGATGGTGTGGGCGGCCCTGGAGGTCGCGCGGCGGCTGGGTCCGGGCAAGCGCGTGGCGACCATCGCCTGCGATACGGGCGCGCGCTACCTGACGACCAGCCTGTTCAATGACGCGAAGACGGGGACACCGCCCGGCTACAAGCCCTACTCGCGGGAGCGGCTGGAGGTCGAGCCGGGCGCGGGGTGA
- a CDS encoding DUF937 domain-containing protein, with product MMDIFNMLGGMGQAQQTLGQRLGTSPGQTEAALEAAVPLLLGAMTRNAQDPQGAQALAGALDGHDGRALDLFGQGQAPDPSQGQQILGHVFGGQQQAAANAVSRRAGIDPQLAMQVLSMVAPLVMAYLSRRRQGQAGGYGGSLGQAGGMGGIDLGSILGGLLGGGMGGSLGGMLGGGQGQVQQPEYGQPTQGGVLGGGPVIPGYSQDPLGQPGHAGTGQMGGGQTGNLGGMIGTLNNVLDRDGDGNALDDLIGMFGGRRR from the coding sequence ATGCTCGGCGGCATGGGCCAGGCGCAGCAGACCCTCGGGCAGCGGCTCGGCACCTCGCCCGGGCAGACCGAGGCGGCGCTGGAAGCCGCTGTGCCCCTGCTCCTCGGCGCGATGACGCGCAACGCGCAGGACCCGCAGGGGGCGCAGGCCCTCGCCGGGGCGCTCGACGGGCACGACGGGCGCGCCCTCGACCTGTTCGGGCAGGGGCAGGCGCCCGATCCCTCCCAGGGCCAGCAGATTCTCGGGCACGTCTTCGGGGGCCAGCAGCAGGCTGCCGCGAATGCGGTGAGCCGCCGGGCGGGCATCGACCCGCAGCTCGCCATGCAGGTTCTCTCGATGGTCGCGCCGCTCGTCATGGCGTACCTCAGCCGCCGCCGTCAGGGCCAGGCGGGCGGCTACGGCGGCTCCCTGGGGCAGGCCGGGGGTATGGGCGGCATCGACCTCGGCAGCATCCTCGGCGGTCTGCTGGGAGGCGGCATGGGCGGTAGCCTCGGTGGAATGCTGGGCGGTGGTCAGGGGCAGGTTCAGCAGCCCGAGTACGGGCAGCCGACTCAGGGCGGGGTGCTGGGCGGTGGCCCCGTGATTCCCGGCTACAGCCAGGACCCGCTCGGCCAGCCGGGCCACGCCGGAACGGGGCAGATGGGCGGCGGCCAGACCGGGAACCTGGGGGGCATGATCGGGACCCTGAACAACGTCCTCGACCGCGACGGGGATGGGAACGCCCTTGACGACCTGATCGGGATGTTCGGGGGACGGCGCCGCTAG